The Lacipirellulaceae bacterium genome contains a region encoding:
- the cysC gene encoding adenylyl-sulfate kinase has protein sequence MSKEDPIVVWHQSSVTREQREQLNGHRGCVVWFTGLSGSGKSTVANAVDRLLHERGVRTYVLDGDNVRHGLNATPAMLAEQFDEAFGERFGLGFGQQDREENIRRVGAVARLMADAGLVTLTAFVSPYRKDRDSVRTTVNAGEATGDEFIEVFVDTPIEICESRDPKGLYKKARAGEIKNFTGIDAPYEAPLNAEITLPGGDGTPEELASQVVEALVARGKLSAS, from the coding sequence ATGAGTAAAGAAGACCCCATCGTTGTCTGGCACCAATCGTCCGTGACTCGCGAGCAGCGTGAGCAGCTCAACGGTCACCGCGGTTGTGTTGTCTGGTTTACCGGACTTTCCGGGAGCGGCAAGAGCACGGTCGCCAATGCCGTGGATCGGTTGCTTCACGAGCGGGGCGTGCGTACGTACGTGCTTGACGGCGACAATGTCCGGCACGGATTGAACGCAACGCCAGCGATGTTGGCTGAGCAATTCGACGAGGCTTTCGGCGAACGGTTCGGTCTGGGCTTTGGTCAGCAAGATCGGGAAGAGAACATCCGTCGCGTAGGGGCGGTAGCCCGACTAATGGCCGATGCTGGTCTTGTGACGCTTACCGCGTTTGTTAGTCCTTATCGAAAAGATCGCGACTCGGTCCGAACTACCGTCAACGCGGGCGAAGCGACCGGAGACGAATTCATCGAAGTCTTTGTCGACACGCCCATCGAGATTTGCGAGTCACGCGATCCGAAAGGCCTCTACAAGAAAGCGCGAGCCGGAGAAATCAAAAACTTCACGGGAATCGACGCCCCTTACGAAGCGCCCCTCAACGCAGAGATTACGTTGCCCGGCGGCGACGGAACCCCCGAAGAGTTGGCGTCACAAGTCGTCGAGGCATTAGTCGCCCGCGGCAAGCTCTCCGCCAGCTAG
- the nadB gene encoding L-aspartate oxidase has product MDSLPQYLVPFHPKRIPHHFVDVLIVGGGIAGLRATMAIDPSLSALVVTKDELKESNSTYAQGGIAGVLAPEDRFEDHIEDTLVAGANLCDREVVEMVVREAPGHIRQLIEWGTSFDTEDDGELLLGREGGHGVRRIAHALGDATGKEIMRAMISRARVELGAQIWQNTFTIDLLTHPNSTNTNACVGALVWNPHHGKTFVWAKQTILCTGGVGQVYRETTNPMVATGDGHAAAFRAGARLRDMEFMQFHPTVLYIAGSGRSLITEAVRGEGAHLVDESGERFMPAIDERAELAPRDIVSQAIVNHMEQTRQPCVYLDLSHLDPQHVLSRFPGIAKKCQEFGIDITKDRIPVRPGAHYMIGGVEVDENGATSLPGLWAAGEVTSSGLHGANRLASNSLLEGLVYGARAGACAAEAALKQSDTFQAIPLENPTNDKPSQILDLGDVRNSLKSLMWRSVGVRRDEKGLLKAADTIAGWQRYVLSQQLDDPRGWELQNMLTVAGVMIDAALRRTESRGVHYRSDFPERDDETWRRHATDSRG; this is encoded by the coding sequence ATGGACTCTCTTCCCCAGTACCTCGTCCCTTTTCATCCGAAGCGAATACCTCACCACTTTGTAGACGTGCTGATCGTTGGTGGCGGCATCGCTGGGCTTCGGGCGACGATGGCGATTGATCCTTCGCTGTCTGCCCTGGTTGTCACCAAGGACGAGTTGAAGGAATCGAATTCTACCTACGCTCAAGGAGGTATCGCAGGCGTGCTTGCGCCTGAAGATCGCTTTGAGGATCACATCGAAGATACCCTGGTTGCTGGAGCCAACCTCTGCGACCGTGAAGTTGTTGAAATGGTCGTCCGCGAAGCACCGGGGCATATCCGACAGCTCATCGAATGGGGAACTTCGTTTGATACGGAGGACGATGGCGAGCTGCTCCTTGGTCGCGAGGGGGGACATGGAGTGCGGCGCATCGCGCATGCTCTTGGTGATGCAACAGGGAAGGAGATCATGCGAGCGATGATTAGCCGTGCTCGCGTGGAACTCGGAGCCCAGATTTGGCAGAACACGTTCACCATCGACTTACTGACGCATCCCAACTCAACGAACACCAACGCTTGTGTCGGTGCCTTAGTATGGAATCCTCATCACGGAAAGACTTTCGTCTGGGCAAAGCAGACGATTCTCTGCACGGGAGGCGTCGGGCAGGTCTATCGTGAAACGACCAATCCGATGGTTGCCACAGGGGATGGCCACGCCGCGGCGTTTCGTGCTGGTGCGAGACTGCGTGATATGGAATTTATGCAGTTTCACCCAACGGTACTCTATATCGCGGGCAGTGGTCGTAGCCTCATCACCGAAGCGGTTCGTGGCGAGGGCGCGCACCTCGTGGACGAATCGGGCGAACGCTTCATGCCGGCGATTGACGAACGCGCCGAACTCGCCCCTCGCGATATTGTCAGCCAGGCGATTGTCAATCACATGGAGCAAACACGTCAGCCGTGCGTGTATCTCGATCTAAGCCACCTTGATCCCCAGCACGTGCTAAGTCGATTCCCGGGGATCGCCAAGAAGTGCCAAGAATTCGGAATCGACATCACGAAAGATCGCATTCCGGTGAGGCCCGGTGCCCACTATATGATTGGTGGCGTTGAGGTGGATGAGAACGGTGCGACAAGCTTGCCGGGACTTTGGGCTGCTGGCGAAGTGACCAGCAGCGGTCTGCATGGTGCGAACCGTCTGGCCTCGAACAGCCTGCTCGAAGGTCTCGTGTACGGAGCACGGGCGGGTGCCTGCGCCGCCGAGGCAGCGCTCAAACAGTCAGACACGTTCCAAGCGATCCCGCTAGAGAATCCTACCAACGACAAACCTTCTCAAATACTCGATTTGGGAGATGTGCGAAACTCTCTTAAGAGCCTGATGTGGCGCTCGGTTGGCGTGCGACGTGATGAGAAAGGTCTATTGAAAGCCGCGGATACGATCGCTGGCTGGCAGCGCTATGTCCTTTCCCAGCAACTCGATGATCCTCGAGGCTGGGAATTGCAGAACATGCTCACGGTCGCCGGCGTGATGATCGACGCGGCCCTCCGGCGGACGGAATCGCGAGGCGTCCACTATCGGAGCGATTTCCCCGAACGTGACGACGAGACATGGCGGCGGCATGCGACTGATTCGAGGGGTTGA
- a CDS encoding DUF4340 domain-containing protein, whose product MTESAKTLIFLAIAIVSLGAGYFGSGVEEAFDPAQLVGDELTADFDVEAPKRLQIIKFDPATTETREFEVAEEDNLWTIPSKEGYPADAAEQMADAATGLVGLEVLRIAASSQEDHEKFGVVDPLSKGLNAKSEGVGIRVTMMDDKDEKLIDLIIGDEVKGTPEQRYVRKGTQDIVYVVEASAENLTTNFADWIEDDLLKLNAFDIKQLDMNDYSIELGMVLTEGGLSRDITDFQRREQMTFSYDRKEAEWAVENIRAINTEARKIEEVELAEDEELNQDALKELAEALDDLKIIDVERKPKGISASLKAGELLLESQAAMENLMSRGYAPKRLVPGGPIEILSSEGEIIVTMNDGVEYLLRFGGLQLDGEPAEEGTEGVHRYLFVTARLNEDVIEEPEYEKLPPLPSGTEEEDTSGESEETESAEDARTEADEPVDETVEEEEEEEEQESTDVAAGSDDEASAPEASEPEEDEEGDDTASEEPSLEEIKAERARIKVENQRKRDEYNDKIKEAKQRVKDLNERFGDWYYVIDNSVYKKIRLSRKDLVVKKEAEDEESDEAPANPLSGLPSLPGQEQ is encoded by the coding sequence ATGACTGAATCTGCAAAGACGTTGATCTTTCTCGCCATTGCGATCGTGAGCCTCGGCGCCGGCTATTTTGGCAGCGGAGTTGAGGAAGCATTCGACCCAGCCCAATTGGTTGGAGACGAACTGACGGCCGATTTCGATGTCGAAGCGCCAAAGCGGCTGCAGATCATCAAGTTTGACCCAGCTACCACCGAGACTCGCGAGTTCGAAGTTGCCGAGGAAGACAATCTTTGGACCATCCCCTCGAAAGAAGGCTACCCCGCCGACGCTGCAGAACAGATGGCCGATGCGGCCACAGGACTGGTGGGGCTCGAAGTGCTCAGAATTGCGGCTAGCTCGCAGGAAGATCACGAAAAGTTCGGCGTCGTCGATCCGCTTTCCAAAGGGCTCAACGCCAAGAGCGAGGGAGTTGGCATCCGGGTCACCATGATGGATGACAAGGATGAGAAACTGATCGACCTAATCATCGGCGATGAGGTGAAGGGCACTCCCGAGCAGCGTTATGTTCGCAAAGGAACTCAAGACATCGTCTACGTGGTCGAAGCGAGTGCCGAGAACTTGACGACCAACTTTGCGGACTGGATCGAGGACGATCTGTTAAAGCTGAATGCGTTTGACATCAAGCAGCTCGACATGAATGACTACTCGATTGAGCTTGGCATGGTGCTGACCGAGGGGGGACTGAGCCGCGACATTACCGATTTCCAGCGACGGGAACAAATGACGTTCAGCTACGATCGCAAGGAAGCGGAGTGGGCCGTTGAGAACATTCGGGCGATCAACACTGAAGCTCGTAAGATCGAAGAGGTTGAGCTAGCTGAGGATGAGGAGCTCAACCAGGATGCTCTCAAAGAGCTCGCCGAGGCGCTGGACGATCTCAAGATTATCGACGTCGAGCGGAAGCCTAAGGGGATTAGCGCCTCATTAAAAGCGGGCGAACTTCTTTTGGAAAGCCAAGCCGCCATGGAGAACCTGATGAGCCGCGGCTACGCTCCTAAGCGGCTCGTCCCGGGCGGACCGATCGAGATTCTCTCCAGCGAAGGAGAAATCATCGTCACGATGAACGATGGTGTCGAATACTTGCTCCGCTTCGGCGGCCTGCAGTTAGACGGGGAACCGGCTGAGGAAGGCACTGAAGGAGTGCATCGCTACTTGTTCGTCACAGCGCGACTGAACGAGGACGTGATCGAAGAGCCCGAGTACGAGAAGCTCCCTCCCTTGCCTTCCGGCACTGAAGAAGAAGACACAAGCGGCGAATCAGAAGAAACTGAATCGGCGGAAGACGCACGAACCGAAGCTGATGAGCCGGTTGACGAAACTGTCGAAGAGGAAGAGGAGGAAGAAGAACAAGAATCGACTGATGTGGCCGCGGGAAGCGATGATGAAGCATCCGCACCCGAGGCATCTGAGCCTGAAGAAGACGAAGAGGGCGACGACACTGCTTCAGAAGAACCTTCTCTGGAAGAAATCAAAGCGGAACGTGCTCGGATCAAGGTAGAGAATCAACGGAAACGGGACGAGTACAACGACAAGATCAAAGAAGCAAAACAGCGGGTCAAGGATTTGAACGAGCGTTTCGGCGATTGGTACTACGTGATCGACAATAGCGTCTACAAGAAAATCCGTTTAAGCCGCAAAGACTTGGTCGTGAAGAAAGAAGCTGAGGATGAGGAGTCTGATGAAGCTCCGGCGAATCCTCTTTCGGGGCTGCCGAGCCTACCAGGACAGGAACAGTAA
- a CDS encoding DUF971 domain-containing protein has protein sequence MQPVSLQLIDDDHLQIVWSDSVEHAYPLRTLRERCPCASCNEKRKAPEPDPMQLTVLKPEETQPLKITKMEPMGRYAYSVHFSDGHDTGLFTLEFLRALGEELQ, from the coding sequence ATGCAACCTGTTTCATTGCAGTTGATTGACGACGACCACTTGCAGATCGTCTGGAGTGACAGCGTCGAGCACGCCTACCCGCTTCGGACGTTACGCGAACGTTGCCCATGCGCGAGCTGCAACGAGAAAAGAAAAGCGCCAGAGCCCGATCCGATGCAATTGACCGTGCTGAAGCCCGAGGAAACCCAGCCGCTGAAGATCACCAAAATGGAGCCGATGGGCCGGTATGCCTACTCGGTTCATTTCAGCGATGGCCACGACACGGGGCTGTTCACGCTGGAATTCCTGCGTGCACTAGGCGAAGAACTCCAGTAA
- a CDS encoding phenylacetate--CoA ligase family protein, producing the protein MRGSLENRRRTESLTRNALEKHQLTRLNELLAAILPTNKFYAEKLRDIQLPLRSLDEFFKLPMTVKDELASEKKSREKKQGEELARPENLTWPLQQYVHFHQTSGTHGKPLGVFDTSEDWQWWIDCWQYVLDAAEVTSEDRAFLAFSFGPFIGFWSAHDALVARGALVVPGGGMKTLARLDLMQRTAATLLLCTPTYAMHLVEVAEEHKINLAKFAVNKIIVAGEPGGSVANVRERIETAWDARLIDHGGASEIGPWGYGDTQGRGLHVLESEFLAEFVSLEHGGQARPGELSQMVITALGRYGMPIIRYRTGDMVRPTWLEDGTNRFVLLRGGVLGRTDDMMVIRGVNIFPSSIEQIIRSFPEVLEYRLTVRKRGELDELVVEIEDRLQEPTRIAEELSLRLGLKVEVRLAPMMSLPRFEGKARRFVDLRRE; encoded by the coding sequence ATGCGTGGCTCACTCGAAAACCGCCGACGGACCGAATCGCTCACGCGCAATGCGCTTGAAAAGCACCAGCTTACAAGACTCAACGAACTGCTGGCAGCGATTCTGCCGACGAATAAGTTCTACGCGGAGAAACTGCGTGATATCCAGTTACCTCTGCGGAGTCTCGACGAGTTCTTCAAGCTGCCGATGACGGTCAAGGACGAGCTTGCCAGTGAAAAGAAAAGCCGTGAAAAGAAACAAGGTGAAGAACTAGCCCGGCCGGAGAATCTCACTTGGCCTCTCCAGCAGTACGTTCACTTTCATCAGACTTCGGGAACTCACGGAAAGCCTTTGGGAGTTTTCGATACAAGCGAGGATTGGCAGTGGTGGATTGACTGTTGGCAGTATGTGCTTGACGCTGCGGAAGTGACCTCAGAGGACAGGGCTTTCCTGGCTTTCTCGTTCGGACCGTTCATCGGGTTTTGGAGTGCGCACGATGCTTTGGTGGCACGGGGAGCGCTGGTGGTGCCTGGGGGTGGGATGAAGACCCTCGCGCGGCTCGATCTCATGCAACGCACGGCAGCGACGTTACTCCTCTGCACACCGACCTACGCAATGCACTTGGTCGAGGTGGCTGAGGAGCACAAAATCAACTTGGCGAAGTTTGCCGTCAACAAAATCATTGTCGCCGGCGAGCCCGGCGGATCCGTGGCAAACGTTCGCGAGCGAATCGAGACGGCCTGGGATGCCCGCCTGATTGACCATGGCGGTGCCAGCGAGATCGGCCCGTGGGGCTACGGCGATACCCAGGGACGGGGACTCCATGTCTTAGAGAGTGAATTTCTGGCGGAGTTCGTCTCCTTAGAGCATGGTGGTCAGGCGCGGCCGGGCGAACTTTCTCAGATGGTGATCACCGCTTTGGGACGCTACGGGATGCCAATCATCCGCTATCGAACCGGCGACATGGTACGTCCTACTTGGTTGGAAGACGGCACGAATCGATTCGTTCTTCTGCGAGGTGGTGTTCTCGGGCGGACTGACGACATGATGGTCATCCGCGGTGTGAATATCTTCCCCAGTTCCATTGAGCAAATCATCCGCAGTTTCCCCGAAGTGCTAGAATATCGACTCACCGTCCGAAAGCGCGGGGAACTCGACGAACTGGTCGTCGAAATCGAAGATCGTTTGCAAGAACCGACGCGTATCGCGGAGGAATTGAGTCTACGACTGGGCCTAAAAGTTGAGGTCCGCCTTGCCCCCATGATGTCGCTCCCCCGTTTCGAAGGGAAGGCAAGGCGATTCGTCGATCTTCGTCGCGAGTGA
- the lpxK gene encoding tetraacyldisaccharide 4'-kinase — MKKFPESAGLGGRNDLLDNSVFEPRMIEKKLLSPTAWRELVSGRRRGLIAILLRCCLRVPELGYSMATWWRNRQYDLGKKAIHQAEVPVVCIGNLTVGGTGKTPMVEWIARQFRKRDVRVAILSRGYGAEQGAKNDEALELELALPDVPHLQNPDRVASANVAVEELASQLLLLDDGFQHRRLARDLDIVLLDASEPFGYDHQLPRGTLRESLAGLSRAQVMILSRADMLGSAERQQVRTRALEYAPNATWCEVVHSPAALVSATQGVDPIGDLSTKRVVAFCGIGNPSGFRHTLKSLACEPVGWHEFPDHHGYTREDVELLAELCRCSDAELLLCTRKDLVKLRVDHIGETPLRAVGVELEFQSGEEELVAILAALVHRAFSKSTLRVDE, encoded by the coding sequence GTGAAAAAGTTCCCCGAGTCTGCTGGGCTAGGCGGACGTAACGATTTGCTCGACAATTCGGTTTTTGAACCGCGAATGATCGAGAAGAAGTTGCTTTCCCCAACGGCATGGCGTGAACTTGTGAGTGGCCGGCGTCGCGGCCTCATTGCCATTTTGCTGCGCTGCTGTCTCCGCGTGCCAGAACTCGGCTACTCTATGGCAACGTGGTGGAGGAATCGGCAGTACGATCTCGGCAAGAAAGCGATCCACCAAGCGGAAGTCCCCGTAGTTTGCATTGGGAATCTTACGGTAGGCGGAACGGGAAAAACGCCGATGGTGGAGTGGATAGCTCGACAGTTCCGCAAACGCGACGTGCGTGTCGCAATCCTCAGTCGCGGCTACGGGGCAGAGCAGGGGGCTAAGAATGATGAAGCATTGGAGCTCGAACTTGCGCTGCCCGACGTTCCCCATTTGCAGAATCCCGACCGGGTTGCCTCAGCAAACGTGGCTGTCGAAGAACTTGCGAGCCAACTGTTGCTGCTTGATGATGGCTTTCAGCATCGACGCTTAGCACGAGACCTCGACATCGTTCTGCTCGATGCGAGCGAGCCGTTTGGCTACGATCACCAACTCCCGCGTGGAACATTGCGGGAATCGCTAGCCGGCTTGTCGCGTGCGCAAGTCATGATTCTAAGTCGTGCTGACATGCTTGGCTCCGCTGAGCGGCAACAGGTTCGTACCCGTGCACTCGAGTATGCACCTAACGCGACTTGGTGCGAGGTCGTCCACAGTCCAGCAGCGTTGGTGAGTGCAACGCAAGGAGTGGACCCAATCGGAGACTTAAGCACCAAACGTGTCGTGGCGTTTTGTGGAATCGGCAACCCGTCCGGGTTTCGCCATACGCTCAAGTCTCTCGCCTGCGAGCCCGTAGGCTGGCACGAATTTCCTGACCATCACGGCTACACACGAGAGGATGTCGAACTGCTCGCCGAGCTTTGCCGCTGTTCAGACGCAGAACTCTTGCTGTGTACTCGGAAAGATCTCGTGAAGCTGCGAGTCGACCACATTGGCGAAACTCCGCTACGAGCGGTGGGCGTAGAACTTGAGTTTCAAAGCGGCGAAGAGGAGTTAGTCGCGATTCTCGCAGCGCTAGTTCACCGAGCATTCAGTAAATCCACACTCCGTGTGGATGAGTAG
- a CDS encoding Gldg family protein — translation MNWTVLKAVFKRDFVSYFSSPTGYVFICVFAVLSGLATFWSPEFFTRNLANLDQLSRWLPFIMLVFIPAITMSIWAEERRQGTDELLLTVPANDIDIVLGKFLAGVAIFTVSLLFSAFSIMVVFLYGLGNPDPGLYVSTFIGYWFIGIAMISVGMVASFLTDNLTVGFILGTLFNLPLAIFGVADWVFKDFPKIADALRQWSAIEQFKDFERGVLSIGGVVYFLSIAAVMIYLSMVLIGRRHWRAGEETSGMAGHFLVRTLCLGAAAIGITMFVQEHNFARIDATSEDLNSLSADTVRLISELRDNDEVSKIKIDAYISPDVPDEYATTKRNLLTTLEELRALGEGKISVVLHRIPNFGPDAEKAEKNFGITPQEYTPPEGGESQDFFLGVGFTSGLDKVTVPFVNTGIPVEYELVRSILTVAQSERKVLGIVDTDLPFMDIDLNEGGRGRYALIEELDKQYELKPVDPSKPIVGKYDCLLALQPSMLGPAEMDNFIDAIRSGIPTAIFEDPFPFFFPGQMVPGTGEPRVSGGMGMMGMGGGQPIPKGDIDQLWQLLEVSFNPASVVWQNYRPDFTAWGIQTLGWVFIDEGNDTVEPFNDDNDITSGLNQVMLLYPGSIRQDEEAGNGTSELKFEPLATTSAKLSGTTPVRGKQRGDQEPWRDTSELGPANTYAYIVAAQISGKPAEKEAVLEEEFTDETDPADREEESEEEEEKEINVVVVADIDLTLPDFFDIRARGLENFLPSTQNVTLMLNVLDQLAGDDRFINIRKRTRPLKRLTDIENATMEYMVKAEKTQKDFNEDLDEQDEAAQKAFQEQVDKIEQAEGLSRNEKDQKTAQVYRRARKKLIAEQTAIENERTRKAKELKNDMDNQIDRVKLKYKLLGLFIPLVPPLLLATAVFFHRREQERLGVAKERLR, via the coding sequence ATGAACTGGACCGTTCTCAAAGCTGTTTTTAAGCGTGATTTCGTCAGCTATTTTTCGAGCCCAACAGGCTACGTCTTTATCTGCGTCTTTGCCGTATTGAGCGGACTAGCAACCTTTTGGTCGCCTGAGTTCTTCACGCGTAATCTAGCAAACCTCGATCAACTGAGTCGCTGGTTGCCGTTCATTATGCTTGTGTTTATTCCGGCGATCACAATGAGCATCTGGGCGGAAGAGCGCCGCCAAGGGACGGATGAACTTCTGCTGACCGTGCCCGCGAATGACATCGACATTGTTCTGGGAAAATTCCTCGCCGGCGTGGCGATTTTCACGGTGTCGCTGCTGTTCTCGGCCTTCTCGATTATGGTCGTGTTTCTTTACGGCTTAGGGAACCCTGACCCCGGGCTCTACGTCAGCACGTTTATTGGCTACTGGTTCATTGGCATTGCGATGATTTCGGTAGGCATGGTGGCCTCTTTCTTGACGGATAATCTGACCGTTGGATTTATTCTTGGAACGCTATTCAACCTGCCGCTGGCAATCTTTGGTGTGGCGGATTGGGTGTTCAAAGACTTCCCCAAGATCGCTGACGCTCTGCGGCAATGGAGTGCGATCGAGCAGTTCAAGGATTTCGAGCGCGGTGTCCTCAGCATTGGCGGTGTCGTCTACTTCCTGAGTATCGCCGCGGTGATGATTTATCTCAGCATGGTGCTCATTGGTCGCCGTCATTGGCGCGCTGGGGAGGAGACCTCCGGCATGGCAGGCCACTTTTTGGTGCGCACGCTTTGTCTGGGGGCTGCCGCCATCGGCATAACGATGTTCGTTCAGGAACACAACTTCGCGCGAATCGACGCGACAAGCGAGGACTTGAACTCGCTCTCTGCTGATACCGTGCGACTGATCTCTGAGCTGCGTGACAACGACGAAGTTAGCAAAATCAAAATCGACGCTTACATCAGCCCCGATGTCCCCGACGAGTATGCGACGACCAAGCGCAATTTGCTGACGACGCTCGAAGAACTGCGAGCCTTGGGCGAGGGCAAGATTAGCGTCGTGCTGCATCGCATTCCCAACTTCGGCCCCGATGCAGAGAAAGCAGAGAAGAACTTTGGCATCACGCCACAGGAATACACGCCGCCCGAGGGTGGGGAGAGCCAGGACTTTTTCTTGGGCGTGGGCTTCACCTCGGGACTCGACAAGGTGACCGTCCCCTTTGTGAATACAGGCATCCCCGTCGAGTATGAACTGGTGCGGTCAATCCTGACGGTCGCTCAGTCAGAGCGAAAAGTGCTAGGCATTGTCGACACCGACCTGCCGTTCATGGACATCGACTTGAACGAGGGGGGTCGTGGGCGATACGCGCTGATCGAAGAACTCGACAAGCAGTATGAGCTTAAGCCCGTTGACCCAAGCAAGCCGATCGTCGGGAAGTACGACTGCTTGCTCGCCTTGCAGCCTTCCATGCTAGGCCCTGCGGAGATGGATAACTTTATCGACGCGATTCGCTCGGGAATTCCAACGGCTATTTTCGAGGATCCGTTTCCGTTCTTTTTCCCTGGGCAAATGGTTCCTGGAACCGGCGAACCGCGCGTCAGCGGCGGAATGGGGATGATGGGGATGGGTGGCGGCCAGCCGATTCCCAAGGGCGACATTGATCAACTGTGGCAATTGCTCGAAGTCAGTTTCAACCCGGCAAGCGTTGTCTGGCAGAACTACCGTCCTGACTTCACCGCCTGGGGAATTCAAACCCTCGGTTGGGTATTCATTGATGAAGGGAACGATACGGTCGAACCGTTCAACGACGATAACGACATTACCTCTGGCTTGAATCAAGTCATGCTGCTCTATCCCGGTTCGATACGACAGGATGAAGAGGCAGGCAACGGCACTTCGGAACTGAAGTTCGAGCCGCTGGCAACCACCAGCGCGAAGCTCTCCGGAACAACGCCCGTGAGGGGTAAGCAGCGCGGGGATCAGGAGCCTTGGCGTGACACCAGCGAACTGGGCCCAGCCAACACGTATGCCTATATTGTCGCGGCCCAGATTTCTGGAAAGCCTGCGGAAAAAGAAGCCGTGCTGGAAGAAGAGTTCACCGACGAGACCGATCCGGCCGACCGCGAAGAGGAGTCGGAGGAAGAAGAGGAAAAGGAAATCAATGTCGTCGTCGTCGCCGACATTGATCTGACACTGCCTGACTTTTTCGATATTCGCGCCCGCGGCTTGGAAAACTTCCTGCCCTCGACCCAAAACGTGACGCTGATGCTAAACGTCCTCGACCAATTGGCCGGAGATGATCGGTTCATCAATATTCGCAAAAGGACTCGCCCGCTGAAGCGGCTCACCGATATTGAGAACGCGACGATGGAGTACATGGTCAAAGCCGAGAAGACGCAAAAGGACTTTAACGAAGACCTGGACGAACAGGACGAGGCGGCACAGAAGGCTTTTCAGGAGCAGGTCGACAAGATCGAACAAGCCGAGGGTCTGTCTCGCAACGAGAAAGACCAAAAGACAGCACAGGTTTATAGACGTGCGAGGAAGAAGCTAATCGCAGAGCAAACGGCAATTGAGAACGAGCGGACGCGGAAAGCGAAAGAACTGAAGAACGATATGGATAACCAAATCGACCGAGTCAAACTCAAGTACAAACTGCTCGGCCTGTTCATCCCACTCGTACCACCATTGCTTCTAGCGACGGCCGTCTTCTTCCATCGCCGAGAGCAGGAACGCCTGGGCGTGGCGAAGGAAAGATTGCGGTAG
- a CDS encoding ATP-binding cassette domain-containing protein: protein MIEARGLSKFYGSFAASRNVTFSIKRGEVAAFLGPNGAGKSTTMKLLTGYLAPSTGTAWIAGHNMASDRIAGASHLGYLPENGPLYPDMSPHSLLEFFGTARGLTGRELETRMDAVVDTCNLSSVIRKPIGKLSKGYRQRVGMAQALLHDPDVLILDEPTAGLDPNQIREVRRMIRELGETKTILLSTHILQEVQAMCNRVVFINEGRLVFDGTPEELTVEQPNLDERFHELTGAVETT from the coding sequence ATGATCGAAGCCCGTGGGCTTTCGAAGTTCTACGGAAGTTTCGCAGCCAGTAGAAACGTAACGTTCTCAATCAAGCGGGGCGAGGTTGCGGCCTTTCTGGGACCCAATGGTGCCGGCAAAAGCACCACGATGAAACTGCTGACCGGGTATCTGGCTCCTTCTACAGGAACCGCTTGGATTGCTGGGCACAACATGGCCAGCGACCGCATCGCTGGTGCAAGTCATTTGGGATACTTGCCAGAAAACGGCCCGCTCTACCCGGACATGTCTCCGCATAGCCTGCTAGAATTTTTCGGAACGGCTCGTGGCCTTACGGGGCGCGAGCTTGAAACTCGAATGGATGCGGTTGTTGATACCTGTAACCTTTCAAGCGTCATCCGCAAACCGATAGGCAAGCTCTCGAAAGGTTATCGTCAACGTGTTGGCATGGCTCAAGCCCTGCTGCATGACCCTGACGTCCTGATCCTCGACGAACCAACGGCGGGTCTCGACCCGAATCAGATTCGCGAGGTCCGTCGCATGATCCGCGAGTTAGGAGAAACGAAAACAATCTTGCTCTCGACGCATATCCTGCAGGAAGTTCAAGCGATGTGTAATCGCGTGGTGTTCATCAACGAAGGCCGCTTGGTATTCGATGGCACACCCGAGGAATTGACGGTTGAGCAACCCAACCTCGACGAACGATTCCACGAACTCACCGGCGCTGTCGAGACTACCTAA